Proteins from a genomic interval of Corvus moneduloides isolate bCorMon1 chromosome 6, bCorMon1.pri, whole genome shotgun sequence:
- the CCND1 gene encoding G1/S-specific cyclin-D1, which produces MEHQLLCCEVETIRRAYLDANLLNDRVLQTMLKAEETCSPSVSYFKCVQKEILPYMRKIVATWMLEVCEEQKCEEEVFPLAMNYLDRFLSFEPLKKSRLQLLGATCMFVASKMKETIPLTAEKLCIYTDNSIRPDELLQMELLLVNKLKWNLAAMTPHDFIEHFLTKMPLAEDTKQIIRKHAQTFVALCATDIKFISNPPSMIAAGSVVAAVQGLHLGNTNTFLSYQCLTHFLSQVIKCDPDCLRACQEQIESLLESSLRQAQQHNVSSETKTVEDEADLSCTPTDVRDVNI; this is translated from the exons ATGGAAcatcagctgctgtgctgcgAGGTGGAGACCATCCGACGAGCCTACCTGGATGCCAACCTCCTCAATGACAGGGTGCTGCAGACAATGCTGAAGGCGGAGGAGACCTGCTCGCCCTCCGTCTCCTACTTCAAGTGCGTGCAGAAAGAAATCTTGCCATATATGAGGAAAATAGTTGCCACTTGGATGCTGGAG GTTTGCGAGGAGCAGAAGTGCGAAGAGGAAGTTTTCCCCTTGGCTATGAATTATTTGGACAGATTTTTGTCGTTTGAACCCCTCAAGAAAAGCCGATTGCAATTGCTCGGAGCTACCTGCATGTTTGTGGCTTCAAAAATGAAGGAAACTATTCCTCTGACCGCAGAAAAACTGTGCATTTATACAGATAACTCCATTAGACCCGACGAATTACTG caaatggagctgctgctggtgaatAAGCTGAAATGGAATCTGGCTGCAATGACCCCCCACGATTTCATTGAACATTTCCTTACTAAAATGCCTCTGGCAGAGGACACCAAGCAGATCATCCGTAAACATGCTCAGACTTTTGTGGCTCTGTGCGCTACAG atattaaatttatttcaaaccCACCCTCCATGATCGCAGCTGGCAGCGTGGTAGCAGCTGTGCAAGGCCTGCATCTGGGGAACACTAACACTTTCCTCTCCTATCAATGCCTCACACATTTCCTATCACAAGTTATCAAATGTGATCCG GATTGTTTACGAGCCTGCCAAGAACAGATTGAGTCCCTCCTCGAGTCCAGTCTAcgccaggcacagcagcacaacGTATCTTCAGAAACAAAGACTGTAGAGGACGAAGCAGACCTCTCCTGCACGCCTACTGATGTGCGAGACGTGAACATTTAA
- the LTO1 gene encoding protein LTO1 homolog, with protein MADLFDGIVMAEQRFHGEGYQEGFAEGSHAGMAEGRRYGALHGARIGSEIGCYLGFALTWHCLLQKHTDEKNSKKMRALDSLIGMIQKFPYEDPTYDKLQEDLEKIRGKFKQVCSMLNIQSDFRIGTERSSLTF; from the exons ATGGCCGACCTGTTCGACGGGATCGTGATGGCCGAGCAGAG GTTCCACGGGGAGGGCTACCAGGAGGGCTTTGCAGAGGGCAGCCACGCTGGAATGGCTGAGGGAAGGAGGTATGGAGCACTCCATGGAGCCCGGATTGGCTCAGAG ATCGGCTGCTACCTTGGCTTTGCACTGACGTGGCACTGCCTGCTCCAGAAGCACACAGATGAAAAGAACAG caAAAAGATGAGGGCTCTGGATTCATTAATAGGGATGATTCAGAAATTCCCATATGAAGACCCCACTTATGATAAGCTGCAAGAAGATCTggaaaaaatcagaggaaaatttAAACAG GTTTGTTCAATGCTAAATATTCAGTCTGATTTTAGAATTGGTACTGAGAGATCTTCACTAACATTTTGA